The window TATGTAACTAAAAATTGATTTAAATGCCTTAATAGTAAAATAATTGAATCGAACTGTAGGCAAACTTGTAAAAATCGAGTTTGCCTATGGTTTTTTTGTATGAGTTCAAAAAAGCTACTCGTTTGTCGAGCACGACGATCGCGCCTATGTGCCAAGCATCTACTTGCTATAAAGGGAAGGCACGCTCTGCTCTTTTGATTGAAGTGGAGGCTGGGCGACTAATTTTGCTCATATCAAGTTGCGAGTTCATATTAAAAGTTAAATCCTTATAAAATCCTTATAATCATTTTTTACAATGAAGTCATCGAAAGGATGATGACTTACTATGGAAGATATTATTTTACAAACAGAAAATCTTTGTAAAAGCTTTAAAGGACAGAAGATTGTGGAAAATCTATCTTTGACCATTCCAAGAAACTCCGTTTATGGATTACTAGGGCCAAATGGAGCGGGGAAATCAACGACGTTAAAAATGATTTCAGGCATGCTGCGTCCAAATTCAGGGACAATACTATTTAATGGACATGGCTGGCGTCGAACAGATTTAATAGATATTGGTGTATTGATTGAAACGCCACCGCTTTACGACAACTTAACTGCACGAGAGAATCTCAAGGTCCGAACAATTGCCCTTGGATTGCCGCAAAGCCGTATAGATGAAGTTCTTAAGATAGTTGACTTAACCAATACAGGTAAAAAACGTACCGGGCAGTTTTCTTTAGGGATGAAACAGCGTTTAGGCATAGCCATTGCACTGCTAAATTATCCAAAACTCCTAATTCTTGATGAGCCAACAAATGGTCTTGACCCCATCGGAATTCAAGAACTACGGAAATTGATTCGTTCTTTTCCTGAGCAAGGTATCACCGTTATCTTGTCGAGCCATATCTTGTCAGAAGTAGAACAAGTTGTCGATGAAATTGGCATTATTGCTGGAGGAGTATTAGGATATCAGGGGATTGCACCGCAAGGTCAAGAATTAGAATCACTATTTATGCAGGTAGTCGCCGCGAACAGAAAGGCGGGACAATAAAATGTTACCTCATGTTATGAAAGCTGAAAGATTAAAATGGAAAAGGACTTTTATTCCAAAATTAGTCTGGCTTACCCCAATTGTTACGTTGCTTCTTAGTGCAGGTTTAATGGGAGGTAATTTTTTTCAAACAGGCGCTTATAATTGGTGGTATACAATGCTCTTACCCGGTGCACTAACGATATGTTGTGCATTGACAGTGGAAAAAGATTCAAAATTGAAATATCATAGTATTCTCGCTATGCCAATTGATATGAAAACGATTTGGCTAGGCAAAATTCTTACATGTAGCGCCTGGCTGTTACTAATCACAGTTGTTTTCTTAATCGGTATTACTGCTGGAGGAATGACGCTTTTTGGCAATAGTATATCCA of the Lysinibacillus fusiformis genome contains:
- a CDS encoding lantibiotic protection ABC transporter ATP-binding protein, whose protein sequence is MEDIILQTENLCKSFKGQKIVENLSLTIPRNSVYGLLGPNGAGKSTTLKMISGMLRPNSGTILFNGHGWRRTDLIDIGVLIETPPLYDNLTARENLKVRTIALGLPQSRIDEVLKIVDLTNTGKKRTGQFSLGMKQRLGIAIALLNYPKLLILDEPTNGLDPIGIQELRKLIRSFPEQGITVILSSHILSEVEQVVDEIGIIAGGVLGYQGIAPQGQELESLFMQVVAANRKAGQ
- a CDS encoding lantibiotic immunity ABC transporter MutE/EpiE family permease subunit translates to MLPHVMKAERLKWKRTFIPKLVWLTPIVTLLLSAGLMGGNFFQTGAYNWWYTMLLPGALTICCALTVEKDSKLKYHSILAMPIDMKTIWLGKILTCSAWLLLITVVFLIGITAGGMTLFGNSISIGNSLTGSFLIFVTFLWQIPLCLFLAAKCGTYMAILLNLVGNIVGVAALADGGLWFTFPYAITARLLCPTLHILPNGLPVQDGSELLSTGVIVPGVTIALIWFALLTFFTARWFKRREAK